The following proteins are encoded in a genomic region of Ostrinia nubilalis chromosome 1, ilOstNubi1.1, whole genome shotgun sequence:
- the LOC135071705 gene encoding collagen alpha-2(I) chain-like, giving the protein MELAVCAIVSVLVTLQPVLGTPHGYGVKNGAVAQAVAGAAAGAFSGAAALPIALPHGAGFSGSYSKSSSSSFASSSASSSSSSFSFSGSGIPGAIGGCTSGICQNGDGANAGASNGNLNGFTHNGAAGLAAAQAGAIAGSQSYNKGGVVPSCSGADCPKQSDADCKGPNCSGDSDKCESGQCGPSTYNNQIKGGSAEAQDSSSSLSNNLNTEYNSKCTSGDCGTTPHKEASPSSYNPSNNCASGQCGPSPSTGGVSPAYGVSSYSSGPSEKCSSGQCGPSPGTGSVTPSLGGNSYPSGPKEKCTSGQCGPLPGSVSSGSVTPSFGGNSYPSGPNVSPAIGGNSYPSGPNEKCTSGQCGPSTGTGSVTPAFGGNSYPSGPNGTPTFGGNSYPSGPNQKCTSGQCGPSQGSGSVTPSFGSNSYPSGPNEKCTSGQCGPSTGTGSVTPAFGGNSYPSGPNVTPAFGGNSYPSGPNEKCTSGQCGPSPGSGSSGTVTPTFGGNSYPSGSNEKCTSGQCGPSTGTGSVTPAFGSNGYPSGSNKTPTFGSNSNPSGPNEKCTSGQCGPLTGTGSVTPTFSSNSYPSGPNEKCTSGQCGPSAGAGGVTPAFGSNSYSSGPNERCTSGQCGLAQSSGNVAPAFGSNSYPSGPNEKCTSGQCGPTQGSGSVPSAFGENYNSNKPNDKCTSGQCGSLPANGNSSPNYASNNKHDIPINTPRGTTPKPNNYPSQGFNNNPGFTSQSGSGCPFGNCGTLPSSNPTTTYSYVQGSTNTYSKPNYSNQNSVGCTTPDCDNGAYNPHASAPSSASAPTYNKPATYLTAPKQAPSCTSPNCQPAVISPGYNPSRPITPGTGDYPNIQTIAQTPICTNGNCGQTQPLYPSSYSVPLIPSQQNSAYRPSEPKCTSANCGANNPSAPSNVPVNEPSNYPTTQQQIPHKGVPSFKPSSPQDAPSVPTYTSNQPPKATSAPVYNNPKDDGSIPPFVALTPPNCSGSTCPDSPLKQPNYNQNAVSTASAGSSSTGSNYVGTYNTGSQNVGPKKPEKKSYLGGFGAPPGLLKPNDFTLPSSISTTNSKPTTSAVPSSVPCTTGNCNTSPGQPQHGHIEGGNAIAKPEGTYNSAPCSSGNCGSQNKQSGTLNLNGANAAAGAVASANAVAYSGGFGGPPGFLKPFDDGKSAGGATLSSSKIPVSASGLSGGNFPASGIHNTVSNGGLIGAGAQSAAFAGASAGAFGGSSYGHNALGGQGSTGGCGGGCNGSGSYGSGKSLNVNTGHHKGGYNDDLYGGISAAGAVAKSNAASFGGSFATAHASSSAATKGGYGRR; this is encoded by the exons ATGGAGCTCGCAGTGTGTGCCATTGTGTCGGTCCTGGTGACCTTACAACCTGTGTTGGGCACCCCCCATGGATATGGAGTGAAGAACGGCGCGGTTGCTCAAG CCGTGGCCGGTGCTGCTGCTGGTGCCTTCTCCGGGGCAGCCGCCCTGCCCATCGCCTTGCCCCACGGCGCTGGTTTCTCAGGCAGCTACTCCAAGTCCTCTTCATCCAGCTTCGCGTCATCTAGCGCTAGTTCCAGTTCAAGTTCCTTCAGTTTTTCTGGTTCAGGAATACCAGGAGCAATTGGAGGTTGCACGTCAGGCATTTGTCAAAATGGTGACGGTGCAAACGCGGGTGCTTCGAATGGAAATTTGAATGGGTTCACACATAATGGGGCGGCCGGTCTCGCTGCTGCACAAGCCGGTGCTATTGCAGGATCCCAGTCATATAACAAAGGCGGCGTAGTTCCATCGTGCTCGGGAGCTGATTGCCCCAAACAAAGTGACGCTGACTGTAAAGGCCCCAATTGTAGTGGTGATTCTGATAAGTGTGAATCTGGACAATGTGGACCTTCAACgtataataatcaaattaaaggAGGATCGGCAGAAGCACAAGACAGCTCTTCAAGCTTAAGTAACAATCTGAATACTGAGTACAATAGTAAATGCACATCGGGTGATTGTGGTACAACGCCACATAAAGAGGCATCACCTTCAAGTTATAATCCCTCGAACAACTGCGCATCTGGGCAGTGCGGACCATCTCCAAGCACTGGAGGTGTATCTCCCGCTTATGGCGTTAGTAGTTACTCCAGCGGCCCTAGTGAAAAATGCAGCTCAGGTCAATGTGGACCATCACCGGGAACCGGAAGTGTAACACCCAGCCTTGGTGGCAACAGCTATCCTAGCGGCCCTAAAGAAAAATGCACCTCGGGACAATGCGGGCCTTTACCAGGATCCGTAAGTTCCGGAAGTGTAACACCCAGCTTTGGTGGCAACAGTTACCCTAGCGGGCCGAATGTATCTCCAGCCATTGGCGGCAACAGTTACCCCAGCGGCCCTAATGAGAAATGTACCTCAGGACAATGCGGGCCGTCAACAGGAACCGGGAGTGTAACTCCAGCTTTTGGTGGCAATAGTTACCCCAGCGGACCGAATGGAACTCCAACTTTTGGCGGAAATAGTTACCCCAGCGGCCCTAATCAGAAATGCACATCGGGACAATGTGGGCCATCACAAGGATCCGGAAGTGTCACACCCAGCTTTGGTAGCAACAGCTATCCTAGCGGCCCTAATGAGAAATGTACCTCAGGACAATGTGGGCCATCAACAGGAACCGGGAGTGTAACTCCAGCTTTTGGTGGCAATAGTTACCCCAGCGGCCCGAATGTAACTCCAGCCTTTGGCGGTAATAGTTACCCCAGCGGCCCTAATGAGAAATGCACATCGGGACAATGTGGGCCATCACCAGGATCCGGAAGTTCCGGAACCGTAACACCCACCTTTGGTGGCAACAGTTATCCCAGCGGCTCAAATGAGAAATGCACCTCAGGACAATGTGGTCCGTCAACAGGAACCGGGAGTGTAACTCCAGCCTTTGGCAGCAACGGTTACCCCAGTGGCTCGAATAAAACTCCAACCTTTGGCAGCAACAGTAACCCCAGCGGCCCTAATGAGAAATGTACCTCAGGACAATGCGGGCCGTTAACAGGAACCGGCAGTGTAACTCCAACCTTTAGCAGCAACAGTTACCCCAGCGGTCCAAATGAAAAATGCACCTCTGGACAATGTGGGCCGTCAGCAGGAGCCGGAGGTGTAACTCCAGCCTTTGGCAGCAACAGTTACTCCAGCGGTCCTAATGAAAGATGCACATCAGGTCAATGTGGACTAGCTCAGAGTTCCGGAAATGTAGCTCCCGCTTTTGGCAGTAACAGCTACCCCAGTGGCCCTAATGAAAAATGCACATCAGGACAATGTGGACCGACACAGGGCTCCGGAAGTGTACCTTCTGCTTTTGGCGAAAATTATAACTCCAATAAACCTAACGATAAATGTACCTCAGGGCAATGTGGATCTTTGCCAGCAAACGGTAATTCATCTCCAAATTACGCTTCAAACAATAAACACGACATCCCTATAAATACACCTAGAGGCACTACTCCGAAACCAAATAACTATCCATCTCAAGGTTTCAATAATAATCCGGGATTTACTAGCCAAAGTGGTTCTGGGTGTCCTTTTGGAAACTGTGGAACATTGCCATCATCAAATCCTACAACAACTTACTCGTATGTCCAGGGTTCAACAAACACCTACTCTAAACCAAACTATTCCAATCAAAATTCAGTAGGTTGTACTACTCCCGATTGCGATAATGGCGCTTATAACCCTCATGCGTCTGCTCCAAGCAGCGCTTCAGCCCCAACTTATAATAAACCTGCTACGTATTTAACAGCGCCTAAACAGGCACCATCGTGTACGTCGCCAAACTGTCAACCAGCTGTTATAAGCCCTGGATATAATCCATCTAGACCTATTACACCAGGAACTGGAGATTATCCTAATATTCAAACAATTGCGCAAACACCTATCTGCACCAACGGTAACTGTGGTCAAACTCAACCACTCTACCCTAGCAGTTACTCGGTACCCTTGATTCCCAGTCAGCAAAACTCTGCCTATAGACCATCAGAGCCTAAATGTACTTCAGCAAACTGTGGTGCAAATAACCCTTCAGCACCATCAAATGTCCCTGTAAATGAGCCTAGTAATTACCCAACTACTCAACAACAGATACCACATAAAGGTGTTCCTAGTTTCAAACCATCTTCACCTCAAGACGCTCCATCAGTTCCAACTTATACTTCGAATCAACCCCCTAAAGCAACATCTGCTCCTGTATACAATAATCCAAAAGACGATGGTTCTATTCCTCCTTTCGTTGCTCTGACCCCACCAAATTGTAGTGGATCTACATGTCCTGACAGTCCCTTGAAACAACCTAATTACAACCAAAATGCTGTAAGCACCGCTTCCGCGGGATCTTCGTCAACCGGTTCCAACTATGTTGGAACTTACAACACTGGAAGTCAAAATGTAGGTCCCAAAAAACCTGAAAAGAAGTCATATCTGGGTGGGTTTGGAGCTCCTCCTGGACTGCTGAAACCAAATGACTTCACCCTGCCTAGTAGCATATCAACCACTAATAGCAAACCGACTACATCTGCTGTGCCTAGCTCAGTCCCATGTACAACTGGTAACTGTAACACTTCTCCTGGTCAGCCCCAACATGGACATATTGAAGGTGGAAATGCAATTGCCAAACCAGAAGGAACATACAACTCGGCTCCGTGCTCATCAGGAAATTGTGGTTCTCAAAATAAACAAAGCGGTACACTGAACTTAAACGGTGCTAATGCTGCAGCAGGAGCTGTCGCGTCAGCTAATGCAGTTGCTTATTCTGGAGGATTCGGTGGCCCACCAGGGTTTTTAAAACCTTTCGATGACGGAAAATCCGCGGGTGGTGCGACACTGTCAAGTAGTAAAATCCCTGTCAGTGCATCAGGCTTAAGTGGTGGTAATTTTCCAGCAAGTGGAATTCATAATACTGTTAGCAACGGAGGTTTGATCGGGGCTGGAGCTCAATCAGCTGCTTTCGCTGGGGCTAGTGCAGGTGCATTTGGCGGATCTTCCTATGGTCACAATGCTCTTGGTGGCCAGGGATCAACTGGCGGTTGTGGCGGTGGATGCAATGGAAGCGGATCGTATGGCTCTGGGAAAAGCTTGAATGTTAATACTGGCCATCACAAAGGTGGATACAACGATGATTTGTATGGAGGAATCAGTGCAGCGGGTGCTGTAGCTAAATCCAACGCTGCTAGTTTCGGAGGCAGCTTTGCCACCGCTCATGCTTCATCATCAGCGGCAACAAAAGGAG gttacGGTAGAAGATAA